A window of Acropora muricata isolate sample 2 chromosome 3, ASM3666990v1, whole genome shotgun sequence contains these coding sequences:
- the LOC136912334 gene encoding uncharacterized protein, which yields MAPSLIDYKLVVVDASRTYSLVAYGHGDRLLALLYDDHHYDTLTSLKGFLGRSYLCLVCLKGYDHQGQHRCPRNKGEHCSSCLQTDCDEHKAAYRAYRSPDVLCPHCQRHFYGTACLERHRTRTIDGRPQDQAHRPVCQTRRKCPQCRAYLRGSKAIKDHRCGHAQCHACQQYVDIESHQCFIQVRTLDDDDDDDDTVRPPVHVFFDIEAKQVDSRHVPNLLVCQRADDDVFHWWYGDACVQQFLLQLEDWCQGGKQPLTVLAHNFQGYDSYPVIDTLHQLRLKLGQIRNGGKVLQLQCLASSVRFIDSMSFFQMKLAKFPKTFGLTELKKGYFPHLFNTDDHQTYVGSLPDQHYYMPDGMSVDDRDAFRRWHDKLTREGYVFDFRHELLEYCKSDVLLLKQGCMTFKREFEAKAGFDPFDQMTIASACNRYLRTHCLQPNTIACEPLLGWGGRRVNQSSAAFEWLAWEAHLVSTPLRHAHNGGEVRPLPDRRYTVDGFDARTQTVYEFDGCFWHGCPTCFPQRHESHPRLLGRTMDDVFALRQEKHDLLRQHGYLVRSIWECEWSRRRAADPAIQTFLQSHQTPLPLDPRDAFFGGRTNAYQLYRCVEGDERILYYDFKSLYPYVNKYCRYPIGHPQIISQPPVEQGLDAYFGLVCCTILPPTDLLHPILPYRCSQKLTFPLCATCVRQYIDVPLLDKHVDDCHHTDAQRALTGTWCTPELVVALQKGYRLLHIHQVYHFPDTQVGLFAEYIDTWLKLKEEASGYPEHCTTGHLQREHVRRWNERENIVLHHANIRKNPGQRALSKLMLNSMWGKFGQQTNKTQVKEFIDPPDFWQFLDSSAHDVRWVSPVTEERVEIHYKMQHHCESDSPNLNIFVACFTTCHARLHLYRALDHLGPRVLYSDTDSVVFVQRPDDPPIQPPLGDFLGDFTDELDPGDHIIEFCSGGPKNYGYMTALGNNECKVRGFSLNTEGQAQLNYQVLKQNTLDELRRPQAQPRVTPVVQTHSVHRDAKQYQLSTRSRTKDYKLVYNKRILDPYTFYTFPYGYRTQDHQNTLLLLDM from the coding sequence ATGGCGCCTAGTCTGATTGACTACAAGCTCGTCGTCGTCGACGCCTCTCGGACCTACTCGTTGGTGGCGTACGGTCACGGCGACCGACTTCTAGCGTTACTCTACGACGACCATCATTACGATACGCTCACGTCTCTCAAAGGTTTTCTCGGGCGCTCTTACCTCTGTCTCGTGTGTCTCAAGGGGTACGATCACCAGGGACAACATCGATGCCCGCGGAACAAAGGGGAACATTGCAGCAGTTGTTTGCAAACGGACTGCGACGAACACAAAGCCGCTTATCGAGCTTACCGATCGCCCGACGTATTGTGCCCGCATTGTCAACGTCATTTTTACGGGACCGCTTGTCTCGAACGTCACCGTACACGTACCATTGACGGTCGACCCCAGGACCAAGCTCATCGCCCCGTCTGTCAAACGCGACGGAAATGCCCGCAGTGTCGCGCGTACTTGCGCGGATCCAAAGCCATCAAAGATCATCGTTGCGGGCACGCACAATGTCACGCCTGTCAACAATACGTGGACATTGAATCCCATCAATGTTTCATTCAAGTGCGGACCttggacgacgacgacgacgacgacgacaccGTGCGACCACCCGTTCACGTGTTCTTTGACATTGAAGCCAAACAAGTCGACAGCCGACACGTGCCCAATCTCCTGGTCTGTCAACGCGCCGACGACGACGTCTTCCATTGGTGGTACGGTGACGCGTGCGTTCAACAGTTTCTGCTCCAATTGGAGGACTGGTGTCAAGGGGGTAAACAACCGCTGACCGTCCTCGCTCATAATTTCCAAGGGTACGACAGTTATCCCGTCATTGACACGTTGCATCAACTCCGTCTCAAATTGGGTCAGATCCGTAACGGGGGTAAAGTCCTCCAACTCCAATGTCTGGCGTCCAGTGTCCGTTTCATTGATTCCATGTccttctttcaaatgaagttggCCAAGTTCCCGAAAACCTTCGGGCTCACCGAACTCAAAAAGGGGTACTTTCCTCATTTGTTCAACACCGACGACCATCAGACTTACGTCGGATCGTTACCCGACCAACACTATTACATGCCCGATGGGATGTCCGTCGACGATCGTGACGCCTTCCGACGCTGGCACGATAAACTCACACGTGAAGGCTACGTGTTTGACTTTCGACACGAACTGCTCGAGTACTGTAAGTCGGACGTCCTGCTCCTTAAACAAGGGTGTATGACGTTCAAACGCGAGTTTGAAGCCAAGGCCGGGTTCGATCCCTTTGATCAGATGACGATCGCGTCGGCTTGCAATCGGTACCTACGGACCCACTGCCTTCAACCCAATACCATCGCCTGCGAACCGTTGCTCGGGTGGGGCGGTCGACGTGTCAATCAGTCGTCGGCGGCCTTCGAATGGTTGGCCTGGGAAGCCCATCTCGTCTCCACACCCCTTCGCCATGCACACAATGGGGGTGAAGTACGACCGCTGCCCGATCGACGTTACACCGTCGATGGGTTCGATGCGAGGACCCAGACCGTCTACGAATTCGACGGGTGTTTCTGGCACGGCTGCCCGACCTGTTTTCCACAACGCCACGAATCGCATCCCAGACTCCTCGGTCGTACCATGGACGACGTCTTCGCCCTACGTCAAGAAAAACACGACCTTCTCCGTCAACATGGCTACCTCGTCCGGTCGATCTGGGAATGCGAGTGGTCGCGTCGACGTGCCGCCGATCCTGCCATCCAAACCTTCCTGCAATCGCACCAGACCCCTCTCCCGCTCGATCCGCGCGACGCCTTCTTCGGTGGACGTACCAATGCCTACCAACTCTACCGGTGCGTGGAAGGGGACGAACGGATCCTCTACTACGATTTCAAGAGCCTGTACCCTTACGTAAACAAGTACTGCCGCTACCCTATCGGTCATCCACAGATCATCTCTCAACCACCCGTCGAACAAGGGCTCGACGCGTATTTCGGGCTCGTGTGTTGTACCATCTTACCACCCACGGATCTATTGCATCCCATCTTGCCGTACCGATGCAGTCAGAAACTCACGTTCCCCTTGTGTGCCACCTGCGTCCGTCAGTACATCGACGTCCCACTACTCGACAAGCACGTGGACGACTGCCATCACACCGACGCTCAACGCGCTCTCACCGGCACGTGGTGCACGCCTGAACTCGTCGTGGCCCTCCAGAAAGGGTACCGACTCCTCCACATTCATCAGGTCTACCATTTCCCCGACACGCAAGTGGGACTCTTTGCCGAGTACATCGACACGTGGCTCAAACTCAAGGAAGAAGCCAGCGGGTATCCCGAGCACTGCACCACAGGACACCTCCAACGCGAACACGTCCGACGATGGAACGAACGCGAAAACATTGTTCTCCATCATGCCAATATCCGCAAGAACCCCGGGCAACGTGCTCTGTCTAAACTCATGCTGAATTCCATGTGGGGGAAATTCGGGCAACAGACCAACAAGACACAAGTCAAAGAATTCATCGATCCGCCCGATTTCTGGCAGTTCCTGGATAGCAGTGCCCATGACGTGCGCTGGGTCAGCCCAGTCACCGAAGAACGGGTCGAAATCCACTACAAGATGCAACACCACTGCGAATCGGATTCGCCCAATCTCAATATCTTCGTGGCCTGTTTCACTACCTGTCATGCCAGACTCCATCTCTACCGCGCCCTCGATCATCTCGGTCCACGGGTTCTCTATTCCGACACCGATTCTGTCGTCTTTGTCCAAAGACCCGACGATCCACCTATCCAACCCCCGCTCGGGGATTTTCTCGGTGATTTCACCGATGAACTCGACCCAGGCGACCACATCATCGAATTCTGTTCCGGAGGACCCAAGAACTACGGTTACATGACCGCCCTCGGTAACAACGAATGCAAGGTCCGCGGTTTCTCCCTCAACACCGAAGGACAAGCCCAACTCAACTATCAAGTCCTCAAGCAAAACACCCTGGATGAACTCAGGAGGCCTCAAGCCCAACCGCGTGTCACCCCCGTCGTCCAAACCCACAGCGTGCACAGGGATGCCAAACAGTATCAACTCAGCACCCGATCCCGTACCAAAGACTACAAACTGGTCTACAACAAACGGATCCTCGATCCTTACACGTTCTACACGTTCCCGTATGGTTACCGCACCCAAgatcatcaaaacacacttttgttattagacatgtaa